The Cicer arietinum cultivar CDC Frontier isolate Library 1 unplaced genomic scaffold, Cicar.CDCFrontier_v2.0 Ca_scaffold_5020_v2.0, whole genome shotgun sequence genome segment AGGTTGTTGCTTTCTTGGGAGTACTTATATACAAATTCTATGGAGATGAACTTAGAGAAATGTTTGGCTATGAAGAACATCCATATGTATTTTATACAATGGCTGGTATTCCCATTTCTTCTCCACAGAAAATTTCAAGGCCAATGTGATATGGATAAAGTTTAAGATTATTTTATCGTTTTAAGATTAggattatttatctttttaagaTTAAGACTATgtaatctttttaaaattcagTTAATTAggataattttatttctttgaaatttgaatttaaagttTCTTTATCTAGATAAGATTCTGCATAATAGAATCCTTATTCGTAGTAGAGTTTGATTAGGATTAAGATTCTCTCTATTATCTGTAACCTCTTAAAAAGGCAGATTGCTATTGGAATAAACAAGaaatcaatttagaaaaatCTGTGTTAGTCGTTGAGAGGCTCTATCAAGGACGAGTCTGCTTCTTACTTTCACCATAGGTCTAAAGAAAATTTTACCGTGTTTAGACCTGCGGCCCAATCTCATACGAAGGTTCATAACACAGTTGTGACTTTTTCATGCTAGGATGTTATTGTTTCTCAATTCGTTAGTTGATTCAACACTGTAGATGTATGACAAGCATGTTACCTTAACCTACCTAACAACTTATTACATGTAATGGAAACCTGATAATGTTTGCTTTGTTTTGCAGTTCTCGCCATTATTTTGGTGAGTTTACTCTATGGCTTCTTCATAGCAATAATATGCGGCCAAAGAATCAATGAACGCCACTACCATGTTCTTGCCAAACAGGAATTGACAAAGGTCTGctatgtaataataataaatgctttcaaataattttgaCGTACAGTCCCCAGAAAATCGAAGCATGTTACGCAAAACTAGTAATATGCTTGCTACTAAACAGGTCTTTTGGTCATGTTGTATGCAATTTCAGGAAAACAATCATTTAATGACTTGTTCTTGTATTATTTGaggattatattaattttttttttaaataaaaattcaaggTATTAAACTCTTCACTCTTATGTTTACTTTTTCAATGTCAGGAATATGTGGTAGAAGATCGAGAACATGTAAAGAATGTGCCTGAACTTGATCCCAGCCATGTGACAGAACTAAGGATGTTGGGCCTTTACTAGTCGGTATATGCATATCCCATTCTTTCTCGTTAAAGTTTCTGGTCTTCCTTTTTTAGATGTTATATTATAAACAGTCTAAAGAAAAAAGAGAGGCCAAAGAAATTATGGgcaaaaccattaaaagataTCTAGAATTAAGTAGACTATGTGTAAACTTAGTTccttataaaatattatgatgtCATTTGATCCATGCAGCTTACTCCACCCAGTGGAAAAGATTTGACTGTTGTTGTAAGTTTGAGAGTTTCTGGATCTATTATCCTTGTATGAACCTATTTATAGCAATCTTTGGAAGGTAAATATTGCATGTTTTTTGTTTCTCCCTAAtttcatgataaaaaaaatttaatcagcTGTCATAAATTCAAAATCCCCAACAATGCATCCCCATCAAATCATTTACACTTTTGCTACATTCTTGTGCATTATGGAGGCATCTTATGCCTAGTTGCCTCGAGTTTGTTGCATCATTAATATAATATGAGCTCTTGTATTGCTGCATGTTTGGTTTCACGGTAAAATTGACAATCACGGCGAGTAACTTTAGCAAAATCTCGGTGGCTCACCATATGATTTTGTCAATCTCACTGTGAAACCAAACATGCACCTTCTGCTTAGTTGCCTTTGCCTTGAGTTTGTTGCATTCGCCGCTTGTCTCCATGCTCTCACACATTTGTATTCTGCGTTGGTCTGTCCAGGGCGATGTCCCA includes the following:
- the LOC101508351 gene encoding uncharacterized protein, producing EGFAFSHCTECRAVFILRANVPKHRWWLRLKFQFLVARDHAFIFIIVQLVVAFLGVLIYKFYGDELREMFGYEEHPYVFYTMAVLAIILVSLLYGFFIAIICGQRINERHYHVLAKQELTKEYVVEDREHVKNVPELDPSHVTELRMLGLY